From the Montipora capricornis isolate CH-2021 chromosome 2, ASM3666992v2, whole genome shotgun sequence genome, one window contains:
- the LOC138023542 gene encoding uncharacterized protein isoform X1, whose translation MVVFYNMNRDERYLIDQYFPQITQDVIPVDMLPYLNCLTQNDREAIASEEMRQGHMRAAQELLSRLRRRTDGFEQLIQALNATGCEHLANLLVPREQVCVFTLHIIIEDPRGDENLDDLPEGHGAGHRLNRETPAFREQVALDDN comes from the exons ATGGTTGTGTTTTACAACATGAATAGGGACGAGAGATATTTAATTGATCAATACTTTCCTCAAATTACCCAAGATGTCATCCCTGTGGACATGTTGCCGTATCTGAATTGTTTGACCCAGAACGACAGAGAGGCCATTGCGAGCGAAGAAATGAGACAGGGTCACATGCGAGCAGCACAGGAGCTATTGTCGAGGCTTCGAAGACGGACTGACGGGTTTGAACAACTTATTCAAGCGCTTAACGCGACTGGCTGTGAGCATTTAGCGAATCTTCTTGTTCCTCGAGAACAAG TTTGCGTTTTTACTCTACATATAATAATCGAAGACCCAAGAGGTGATGAAAACCTGGATGATTTGCCCGAAGGACATGGTGCAGGACATCGGCTAAATAGAGAAACACCCGCCTTTCGTGAACAG GTTGCTTTGGATGACAACTGA
- the LOC138023542 gene encoding uncharacterized protein isoform X2, whose product MVVFYNMNRDERYLIDQYFPQITQDVIPVDMLPYLNCLTQNDREAIASEEMRQGHMRAAQELLSRLRRRTDGFEQLIQALNATGCEHLANLLVPREQDPRGDENLDDLPEGHGAGHRLNRETPAFREQVALDDN is encoded by the exons ATGGTTGTGTTTTACAACATGAATAGGGACGAGAGATATTTAATTGATCAATACTTTCCTCAAATTACCCAAGATGTCATCCCTGTGGACATGTTGCCGTATCTGAATTGTTTGACCCAGAACGACAGAGAGGCCATTGCGAGCGAAGAAATGAGACAGGGTCACATGCGAGCAGCACAGGAGCTATTGTCGAGGCTTCGAAGACGGACTGACGGGTTTGAACAACTTATTCAAGCGCTTAACGCGACTGGCTGTGAGCATTTAGCGAATCTTCTTGTTCCTCGAGAACAAG ACCCAAGAGGTGATGAAAACCTGGATGATTTGCCCGAAGGACATGGTGCAGGACATCGGCTAAATAGAGAAACACCCGCCTTTCGTGAACAG GTTGCTTTGGATGACAACTGA